The Flavobacteriales bacterium genome contains a region encoding:
- a CDS encoding T9SS type A sorting domain-containing protein encodes MRILSLIILFAVTQMLPAQAQVSFPTSNAVWTNTQYAYVWNPPNPIPDLQLTDVDTYCVDGQDTTIQSNQYTAIYRCQYLYKGALREVNSAVYFVPADSTQEYLLYDFGAQTGQTLQNVYIGNHFDEEFMLQDFTVQQTATEIIGGISRRVVYVDSYRWIEGIGCETGLFMEPWSNVSNYENRLECFTLNSQMVFPTQSTDPCPYIFVGVNDTESSSVSIEIYPNPTNQEVTISLGSVQSNINVSITNILGEQVRNIVATNTDQIHLELKMISGIYHATVTLENGKRSSFRIVKN; translated from the coding sequence ATGAGAATCCTATCGCTGATCATCCTTTTTGCAGTTACCCAAATGCTTCCCGCACAGGCTCAGGTGTCGTTTCCCACAAGCAATGCGGTCTGGACCAATACGCAGTACGCCTACGTTTGGAACCCGCCAAATCCAATTCCCGATCTACAGTTGACAGATGTGGACACTTATTGCGTTGATGGTCAGGATACGACCATTCAGTCGAATCAATATACTGCAATTTACCGTTGTCAATACCTCTACAAAGGTGCTTTGCGAGAAGTGAACAGTGCTGTGTATTTTGTACCTGCTGACTCTACTCAGGAATATCTACTGTACGATTTTGGCGCACAAACTGGCCAAACCTTGCAGAACGTTTATATCGGCAATCATTTCGATGAAGAATTTATGCTTCAGGATTTTACTGTTCAACAAACAGCAACGGAGATCATTGGTGGAATAAGTAGGCGTGTGGTGTATGTGGACTCCTATCGATGGATTGAAGGGATAGGCTGCGAAACCGGACTTTTCATGGAACCTTGGTCAAACGTTTCAAACTATGAGAACCGCTTGGAGTGTTTCACTTTGAACAGCCAAATGGTTTTTCCCACCCAAAGTACCGACCCTTGTCCTTACATTTTTGTCGGAGTCAATGATACGGAGAGCAGTTCTGTCTCAATAGAAATATATCCGAACCCTACCAATCAAGAAGTGACCATTTCTCTTGGAAGCGTTCAGTCTAACATTAACGTTTCTATTACAAATATTCTGGGAGAACAAGTAAGGAACATTGTCGCAACAAACACCGATCAAATCCATTTGGAACTAAAGATGATTTCAGGCATTTATCACGCTACAGTAACGCTTGAAAACGGGAAGCGCTCTTCATTCCGAATTGTGAAAAACTAA
- a CDS encoding NAD(P)/FAD-dependent oxidoreductase, giving the protein MATTKHIVIIGNGIAGITAARHIRKRSDHRITVISAESDHFFSRTVLMYIYMGHMKYEHTKPYEDWFWEKNRIELKRAYVQKVNPDSHSIELDDGSSMNYDELIIATGSKPNKFGWKGQELKGVQGLYGLQDLELMEESTKGISKAVVVGGGLIGIEMAEMLRSRGFEVTMLVRETSFWNTVLPKEESELINRHIRSHKVDLRLATELDEILGDENGKVRAVRTRSGEEIPCQFVGLTVGVSPNVSFMKDAGIDIDKGILVDGELRTNVPNIYALGDCAQLRNPKPNRKPIEAVWYAGKMMGETVAATICGQPTDYDPGIWFNSAKFFDIEYQTYGTVLPELKENEDSILWDGNDGKRCLRIVFDRNSKAVLGFNAFGIRLRHEVCDAWIRNGATISEVISNLDKANFDPEFFKKFEKEVQLQTTI; this is encoded by the coding sequence TTGGCCACAACCAAACATATCGTCATTATCGGGAACGGCATTGCGGGCATCACCGCAGCGCGCCACATCCGTAAGCGCAGCGACCATCGCATCACCGTTATTTCAGCGGAAAGCGACCATTTCTTCTCGCGCACCGTGCTCATGTACATCTATATGGGCCACATGAAATACGAGCACACCAAACCGTACGAGGATTGGTTCTGGGAGAAGAATCGCATCGAACTCAAGCGGGCGTACGTTCAAAAAGTGAATCCGGATTCCCATTCGATCGAACTTGATGATGGAAGTTCGATGAACTATGATGAGCTGATCATTGCCACGGGCTCCAAGCCCAACAAGTTCGGTTGGAAGGGCCAGGAACTGAAAGGTGTGCAGGGATTGTATGGTTTGCAGGATCTGGAGCTGATGGAAGAATCGACCAAGGGAATTTCCAAAGCGGTGGTTGTCGGTGGTGGATTAATCGGCATTGAAATGGCGGAAATGCTGCGTTCGCGCGGTTTTGAGGTAACCATGCTTGTTCGGGAAACGAGTTTTTGGAATACGGTTCTGCCAAAGGAGGAAAGTGAACTCATCAATCGGCATATTCGTTCGCATAAGGTCGATCTACGGTTGGCTACCGAATTGGATGAGATCCTCGGTGATGAGAATGGAAAAGTTCGGGCTGTAAGAACGAGGTCTGGAGAAGAAATTCCTTGTCAATTCGTTGGTCTTACGGTTGGTGTAAGCCCAAATGTTTCATTTATGAAAGATGCTGGAATTGATATTGACAAAGGAATTCTTGTAGATGGCGAATTGAGAACGAACGTGCCCAATATTTACGCGTTGGGAGACTGCGCTCAACTTCGGAATCCAAAACCGAACAGGAAGCCGATCGAGGCTGTTTGGTATGCTGGCAAAATGATGGGCGAAACGGTTGCTGCAACCATTTGCGGTCAGCCGACCGATTATGATCCTGGAATCTGGTTCAACTCCGCCAAGTTCTTCGATATCGAATATCAGACCTACGGAACCGTTCTTCCTGAATTGAAGGAGAATGAAGATTCCATTTTATGGGATGGAAACGATGGCAAACGTTGTCTGCGGATTGTATTCGATAGGAATTCAAAAGCGGTACTTGGTTTCAATGCTTTCGGCATCCGCTTGCGACACGAGGTCTGTGATGCTTGGATTCGCAATGGAGCAACCATTTCCGAAGTGATTTCCAACCTCGATAAAGCCAATTTCGACCCTGAGTTCTTCAAGAAATTCGAGAAAGAAGTGCAACTGCAAACAACTATTTGA
- a CDS encoding 4Fe-4S binding protein — protein sequence MSKEGFSISLVNPHAPGLDWIQKIGIAVASLGLLSMVVGATGPANQDPSFYFWTGVFASIVGFLIYIVRTFSGKTESGNNHHIFNSSLMARGVAGWAFGIFLTAFYILLYWGSDSFWNNSGLVSMFHPVSEGLFGFYADKWFLYGFVYTISVLVMGVRAIIKYRHSNYQVIRTCSVMFFQLGFAFLIPMFLKAMSQPEYYFSYFWPLDYDLLWPNSVDGMMNAGTIGLWMLIVSALLTFVVTPILTYFFGKRWYCSWVCGCGGLANTAGDPFRQLSDKSLKAWKVERWMIHSVLLFITLLTILLWVNSYLEGGIFGSVSHELTKAYAFLIGQAFAGVIGVGFYPLLGTRIWCRFGCPMAAYLGLLQKYFSRFRITTNGGQCISCGNCSTYCEMGIDVKSYAQRGENIVRASCVGCGICSTVCPRGVLNLENGPTHTDRENNNPITFGNEGVGLRGFN from the coding sequence ATGAGTAAGGAAGGATTCAGCATATCGTTGGTCAATCCACATGCGCCTGGTTTGGATTGGATTCAGAAGATAGGCATTGCCGTAGCTTCGCTCGGTCTGCTTTCCATGGTAGTTGGTGCAACTGGCCCGGCAAACCAAGACCCAAGCTTCTACTTCTGGACAGGCGTTTTTGCTTCCATTGTTGGTTTTCTGATTTACATCGTACGTACATTTTCAGGTAAAACCGAAAGCGGGAATAACCATCACATCTTCAATTCCAGCCTGATGGCAAGAGGCGTGGCAGGTTGGGCATTCGGTATTTTCCTCACCGCATTCTACATCCTGCTTTATTGGGGTTCCGATTCGTTCTGGAACAACTCAGGACTGGTCAGCATGTTCCATCCCGTAAGCGAAGGGCTGTTCGGTTTCTATGCCGACAAATGGTTTCTCTACGGGTTCGTGTACACGATCTCTGTGCTGGTCATGGGCGTTCGCGCCATCATAAAATACCGTCATTCCAACTATCAGGTCATCCGCACTTGTTCGGTCATGTTTTTTCAACTCGGTTTCGCATTCCTGATACCGATGTTCCTGAAGGCCATGAGCCAGCCCGAATACTACTTCAGCTACTTCTGGCCGTTGGATTATGATCTGTTGTGGCCCAATTCGGTGGATGGAATGATGAACGCGGGAACCATTGGGCTGTGGATGCTGATCGTTTCGGCCTTGCTTACGTTTGTGGTCACGCCCATTCTCACCTACTTCTTCGGCAAACGCTGGTATTGCAGTTGGGTGTGCGGTTGTGGGGGCTTGGCAAACACGGCTGGTGATCCGTTTCGCCAACTCTCCGACAAGAGTTTGAAAGCATGGAAGGTCGAGCGTTGGATGATTCATTCCGTGCTGTTGTTCATCACGCTTCTCACCATTCTTCTTTGGGTGAATTCGTACTTGGAAGGTGGGATTTTCGGTAGTGTTTCTCACGAATTGACGAAAGCCTACGCATTCCTCATCGGACAAGCATTTGCAGGTGTGATCGGTGTAGGATTTTATCCATTGCTCGGTACGCGTATCTGGTGCCGTTTCGGTTGTCCGATGGCCGCCTATCTCGGCTTGCTGCAGAAGTATTTCTCACGTTTCCGAATTACAACCAACGGTGGGCAATGCATCAGTTGCGGCAATTGCAGTACCTACTGCGAAATGGGTATTGATGTGAAAAGCTATGCTCAGCGTGGCGAGAATATCGTTCGGGCTTCGTGCGTTGGTTGCGGCATCTGTTCAACGGTCTGTCCAAGAGGTGTTCTGAACTTGGAAAACGGTCCAACGCACACCGACCGCGAGAACAACAACCCCATCACTTTTGGAAATGAAGGGGTTGGTCTGAGAGGTTTCAATTGA
- a CDS encoding SET domain-containing protein-lysine N-methyltransferase — protein MNGKVEIKESPIHGKGVFGTRDIEAGEILTVSHVTLLHHEEQLPEAIATLEFPWNEEFYALCLSGVGSFFNHDKNFNARVLNQDKENLTQTFSSTRAIAKGEEIFIYYNDDFEGFIQR, from the coding sequence ATGAACGGAAAGGTGGAAATCAAGGAAAGTCCGATTCACGGAAAAGGTGTGTTCGGTACGCGCGATATTGAAGCAGGTGAAATTCTGACCGTAAGCCACGTAACGCTATTGCATCACGAAGAGCAGTTGCCAGAGGCCATTGCCACACTTGAATTTCCTTGGAATGAGGAATTCTATGCACTCTGCTTAAGTGGTGTCGGTAGTTTCTTCAATCACGATAAGAACTTCAATGCCAGGGTTTTAAACCAGGACAAGGAAAACCTGACACAGACATTCTCATCCACCAGAGCCATCGCCAAAGGCGAAGAGATCTTCATCTACTACAATGATGATTTTGAGGGGTTTATTCAACGTTAG